In a genomic window of Lycium ferocissimum isolate CSIRO_LF1 chromosome 9, AGI_CSIRO_Lferr_CH_V1, whole genome shotgun sequence:
- the LOC132030133 gene encoding lysine-specific demethylase JMJ13-like, giving the protein MVEGRVRMSREAKLEFLKRKRLQRMKTESLNDLGCVSNMLNRSGGDALRSSASCGVRIQVNTDTYPGSGASFNGKDVFSKHKVAKFDTSNLDWIDKIPECPVYYPNKEEFEDPLVYLQKLAPEASKYGICKIVAPITASVPAGAVLMKEHAGFKFTTRVQPLRLAEWDTDDKVTFFMSGRNYSFRDFEKMANKVFSRRYYSSGCLPPTYLEKEFWHEIACGKTDSVEYACDVDGSAFSSSPNDPLGTSKWNLKGLSWLPKSILRLLEKSIPGVTEPMLYIGMLFSMFAWHVEDHYLYSINYQHCGAAKTWYGVPGHAALDFEKVVREHVYTNDILSADGEDGAFDVLLGKTTLFPPNILSEHGVPVYKAVQKPGEYVVTFPRAYHAGFSHGFNCGEAVNFATGDWFPMGSIASRRYALLNRVPLLPHEELLCKEAMLLCTSLELEDPDYSFSDLTTHHSIKVSFLNLMRFQHRARWCLARLKAFSGISLFAHGTILCSICKRDCYVAYLNCNCYAHAVCLRHDPRSLDFPCGSSRTLCLREDILDMETAARQFEQDKVVLHEVQQQSRKTDDFSLLLNLFPRAEEDGYVPYCEINFEWAEDSVEQQTIYEQGSNASAPVVSDLDSSMEPKDNLSTGVNVGNANCNLGDSATMYFHGDVSSCGSERSEISSSDNNFKVHQKVAHEADRKTVIDQDSDESDTEIFRVKRRPRAEHRSVQDSMSINMENQSFKRLKRHQSGRVGPLCLPEYSSANDINHRSIAISSHSKEALDSHPRDKSIRGGTVPVSIKLKKAAANEEALSKQDENKRDHGFQFELGQSMREQPRTESGSKRLKVRGPSVLGFGGRMD; this is encoded by the exons ATG GTGGAAGGGAGAGTCCGCATGTCGAGGGAGGCTAAATTAGAATTTTTGAAGCGAAAGAGGCTTCAACGAATGAAGACAGAATCTTTGAATGATCTTGGTTGTGTCAGCAATATGCTGAATAGAAGTGGAGGAGATGCCCTAAGATCTTCTGCTTCATGTGGTGTTAGAATCCAGGTTAATACCGATACATATCCAGGATCTGGGGCTTCTTTTAATGGAAAAGATGTTTTCTCAAAGCACAAGGTTGCAAAGTTTGACACCTCCAATCTCGACTGGATTGATAAAATTCCAGAATGTCCAGTATACTATCCAAATAAGGAGGAGTTTGAAGATCCTTTAGTttatctccagaagttagctccTGAAGCTTCAAAATATG GTATATGCAAGATTGTTGCTCCAATAACAGCTTCTGTTCCTGCTGGAGCTGTTTTGATGAAAGAGCATGCTGGTTTTAAATTTACTACTAGGGTACAGCCACTTCGTCTAGCCGAATGGGACACAGATGACAAGGTCACCTTTTTCATGAGTGGGAG GAATTATTCATTTCGAGATTTTGAGAAAATGGCGAACAAGGTATTTTCTCGACGATATTATAGTTCTGGATGCCTTCCTCCTACATACTTGGAAAAAGAATTTTGGCATGAAATAGCTTGTGGAAAGACTGATAGTGTGGAATATGCCTGTGATGTTGATGGTAGTGCGTTTTCATCTTCTCCCAATGATCCACTCGGGACAAGCAAATGGAATTTGAAG GGACTTTCTTGGTTGCCTAAATCAATACTGCGACTCCTTGAAAAATCGATCCCG GGAGTTACTGAACCTATGTTGTATATTGGAATGCTCTTTAGTATGTTTGCTTGGCATGTGGAAGACCACTACTTATATAG TATCAATTATCAGCACTGCGGGGCAGCAAAAACTTGGTATGGTGTTCCAGGTCATGCAGCACTTGACTTCGAGAAGGTTGTGAGGGAGCATGTTTATACCAATGATATCTTATCAGCTGATGGAGAGGATGGAGCTTTTGATGTGCTTTTGGGGAAGACAACATTGTTTCCTCCTAATATCTTGTCAGAGCATGGTGTACCTGTGTATAAAGCTGTTCAAAAACCCGGAGAATACGTAGTAACTTTTCCTAGAGCGTATCATGCAGGGTTTAGTCATG GTTTTAATTGTGGTGAGGCGGTTAACTTTGCAACTGGTGATTGGTTTCCTATGGGTTCAATTGCTAGCCGTCGCTATGCACTCCTGAACAGGGTGCCTTTACTTCCCCATGAGGAACTTCTCTGCAAAGAAGCAATGCTTCTGTGTACGAGTTTGGAACTGGAAGATCCTGACTATTCCTTTTCAGACTTGACCACTCATCATAGCATCAAAGtttcttttttgaatttgatgCGGTTTCAGCATCGTGCTCGTTGGTGCCTGGCAAGGTTAAAAGCATTTTCAGGCATATCCTTATTCGCACATGGTACCATTCTTTGCAGCATATGCAAGCGTGATTGTTATGTAGCTTATCTTAACTGCAACTGCTATGCTCATGCGGTGTGCCTTCGCCACG ATCCTAGGTCACTTGATTTTCCTTGCGGCAGCAGTAGAACCCTTTGCCTAAGGGAAGATATATTGGACATGGAAACTGCAGCTAGACAGTTTGAGCAGGATAAGGTGGTTTTGCATGAAGTTCAACAGCAATCTAGAAAAACCGATgacttttctcttcttttaaaCTTGTTTCCACGAGCCGAGGAAGATGGTTATGTTCCATATTGTGAAATCAATTTTGAATGGGCAGAGGACTCAGTTGAACAGCAGACAATTTATGAGCAAGGATCCAATGCTTCTGCCCCAGTTGTGTCTGATCTTGACTCTTCAATGGAGCCAAAAGATAACCTTTCCACTGGTGTTAAT GTAGGAAATGCTAACTGTAACTTAGGAGATAGTGCAACAATGTACTTCCACGGTGATGTTTCTAGTTGTGGGAGTGAAAGATCAGAGATCTCATCCAGTGATAACAATTTTAAAGTTCATCAGAAAGTAGCTCATGAGGCAGATCGTAAAACTGTTATAGATCAAGACAGTGATGAGTCTGATACAGAAATTTTTAGGGTGAAGAGACGTCCTAGAGCAGAACATAGAAGCGTACAAGATTCAATGTCTATCAACATGGAGAACCAG AGTTTTAAAAGATTAAAGAGACATCAATCAGGACGGGTCGGGCCATTGTGTTTGCCAGAGTATTCCTCGGCTAATGATATAAATCATAGATCTATTGCTATTTCTAGCCATTCTAAAGAAGCATTGGACTCTCATCCCAGAGACAAGTCAATAAGAGGTGGTACAGTTCCGGTCTCCATTAAGTTGAAGAAAGCGGCTGCTAATGAAGAGGCATTGAGCAAGCAAGATGAGAACAAGAGAGATCACGGGTTCCAGTTCGAATTGGGGCAAAGTATGAGGGAACAACCCAGAACAGAGAGTGGGTCGAAGCGATTGAAAGTTAGAGGTCCTTCAGTTTTAGGGTTTGGAGGCAGGATGGATTGA